In the Theobroma cacao cultivar B97-61/B2 chromosome 1, Criollo_cocoa_genome_V2, whole genome shotgun sequence genome, one interval contains:
- the LOC18612400 gene encoding transcription initiation factor TFIID subunit 6: MSIVAKETIEVIAQSIGINNLSADAALSLAPDVEYRMREIMQEAIKCMRHSRRTTMTTDDVDCALNLRNVEPVYGFASGGPLQFKRAVGHRDLFYIDDKDVDLKDVIEAPLPKAPLDTAVVCHWLAIEGVQPAIPENAPVGVIAASSDGKTNEQKDELPVDIKLPVKHVLSRELQLYFDKITELTVRKSDSALFKEALVSLATDSGLHPLVPYFTYFIADEVSRGLNDYSLLFALMRVVWSLLQNPHIHIETYLHQLMPSVVTCLVSKKLGNRIADNHWELRDFTANLVASICKRFGHVYNTLQTRLTKTLLSALLDPKRALTQHYGAIQGLAALGPNVVRLLILPNLEPYLQLLEPELLLEKQKNEVKRHEAWRVYGALLLAAGQCINDRLKIFPPLPSPPGHAVWKSREKIVTAVPNKRKASMEPLEHDPALKKIATDGPIGMASAKPSPSSVQEETDAPHPSSDLDVDQPSTSDKMPNDERSVNRGGKDSKVLKKSAILNQIWKDDLNSGRTLVSLFELFGEGILYFIPAPEMSLFL, encoded by the exons atgagcATCGTGGCGAAGGAGACGATCGAGGTGATTGCTCAAAGCATAGGCATAAATAATTTGTCAGCTGATGCTGCGCTTTCTCTTGCTCCCGATGTCGAATATCGCATGCGCGAGATTATgcag GAGGCAATTAAATGTATGCGTCACTCAAGGAGAACTACAATGACTACAGATGATGTTGATTGTGCACTCAATTTAAGAAACGTTGAG CCAGTGTATGGCTTTGCATCTGGAGGTCCTTTGCAGTTCAAAAGGGCTGTTGGGCATAGGGATTTGTTTTACATTGATGATAAGGATGTGGATTTGAAAGAT GTTATTGAAGCTCCTTTACCAAAAGCACCTCTTGACACCGCAGTTGTTTGTCACTGGCTTGCTATTGAAGGAGTTCAACCTGCTATTCCAGAAAATGCTCCTGTGGGAG TAATTGCCGCTTCTTCTGATGGCAAGACTAATGAACAAAAGGATGAACTTCCAGTTGACATTAAATTACCAGTTAAGCATGTACTATCTAGGGAGCTTCAG CTCTACTTCGATAAAATCACGGAGCTTACTGTCAGAAAGTCTGATTCAGCTCTTTTTAAAGAAGCATTAGTGAGTTTGGCTACAGATTCAGGACTTCATCCACTAGTTCCTTATTTTACTTACTTCATAGCTGATGAG GTTTCTCGTGGTTTGAATGAttattctcttctttttgCCTTGATGCGTGTTGTTTGGAGTCTTCTCCAGAATCCTCACATACACATAGAAACTTAT CTGCACCAGTTGATGCCATCTGTAGTGACCTGCCTTGTTTCAAAAAAGTTAGGGAACAGGATTGCTGACAACCACTGGGAACTTAGAGATTTTACAGCAAATTTAGTTGCTTCAATATGCAAAAG ATTTGGGCATGTTTATAATACCCTTCAGACACGTCTTACCAAAACTTTGCTCAGTGCACTTCTGGACCCAAAACGGGCATTGACGCAACACTATGGCGCAATTCAAGGGTTGGCAGCCCTAGGACCCAATGTG GTTCGCCTTCTTATTCTGCCAAATCTCGAGCCATATCTTCAACTCCTTGAACCAGAGTTGCTACTAGAGAAGCAAAAGAATGAGGTGAAGAGACATGAAGCTTGGCGTGTTTATGGGGCCTTACTG CTTGCAGCGGGTCAATGCATAAATGATCGCCTCAAGATCTTTCCACCTTTGCCATCACCTCCAGGCCATGCTGTCTGGAAGTCCAGAGAAAAAATTGTCACTGCAGTCCCAA ATAAACGCAAAGCAAGCATGGAGCCCTTGGAACATGACCCAGCCTTGAAGAAAATAGCAACAGATGGCCCAATTGGCATGGCTTCAGCCAAACCGTCACCATCTTCCGTGCAAGAGGAAACAGATGCTCCACATCCATCAAGTGACCTTGATGTGGACCAGCCATCGACTTCTGACAAGATGCCTAATGATGAAAGATCAGTCAATCGAGGTGGAAAAGATAGTAAAGTTTTGAAGAAGTCAGCCATACTTAATCAAATTTGGAAGGATGACTTGAATTCTGGACGTACATTGGTATCATTGTTTGAGCTGTTTGGAGAAGGCATTCTATACTTCATTCCAGCTCCTGAGATGTCTCTGTTTTTGTAG